A genomic segment from Triticum dicoccoides isolate Atlit2015 ecotype Zavitan chromosome 1A, WEW_v2.0, whole genome shotgun sequence encodes:
- the LOC119361745 gene encoding glucan endo-1,3-beta-glucosidase 11-like produces MPLLLLLLVLLLPAAPEATPSALLGINYGRVGDNLPPTTSALQLLAGLGVGRVRLYDADPATLRSFANTGVELVVGVPDECLAAVSTPSGASSWVRSVIQPALPATKIAVLTVGNEVLTGANSSALSPSLLPAMQCIHDALAQLGLDRQVAVTTAHNLGVLATSYPPSSAYFRKDLLPVLCPILDFHARTGSPFLVNAYPYFAYAEDPAGVELEYALLEPGHGGVPDPSSGLRYPNMLVAQVDAVYHAIAAANRAAARAVEVRVSETGWPSAGDGNETGATPRNAARYNGNVMRLVGEGKGTPLRPDGALRVYMFALFNENMKPGPSSERNYGLFKPDGTPVYELAYRLPKDNATTSSGAGGTGSITGGGPQSNGYYSISASSAKANMGWWTWTQATMAACEAVLLMMIAF; encoded by the exons ATGCCGCTCCTGCTCCTCCTGCTCGTGCTCCTTCTGCCGGCCGCTCCCGAGGCGACGCCGTCGGCGCTGCTGGGCATCAACTACGGCCGGGTGGGGGACAACCTCCCGCCGACGACTTCGGCCCTACAGCTCCTCGCCGGCCTGGGCGTCGGCCGCGTCCGCCTCTACGACGCCGACCCGGCCACCCTCCGCTCCTTCGCCAACACGGGCGTGGAGCTCGTCGTCGGCGTCCCCGACGagtgcctcgccgccgtctccaccccctccggcgcctcctcctgGGTCCGCTCCGTCATCCAGCCGGCGCTCCCAGCCACCAAGATCGCCGTCCTCACCGTCGGCAACGAGGTGCTCACGGGCGCCAACAGCTCCGCGCTCTCGCCGTCGCTGCTCCCGGCCATGCAGTGCATCCACGACGCGCTCGCGCAGCTCGGCCTCGACAGGCAGGTCGCGGTCACCACCGCGCACAACCTCGGCGTGCTCGCCACCTCCTACCCGCCCTCGTCGGCCTACTTCCGCAAGGACCTCCTCCCGGTCCTCTGCCCGATCCTCGACTTCCACGCCCGCACCGGCTCGCCGTTCCTCGTCAACGCCTACCCCTACTTCGCCTACGCCGAGGACCCCGCCGGCGTGGAGCTCGAGTACGCGCTGCTCGAGCCCGGCCACGGCGGCGTCCCCGACCCGTCGTCCGGATTGCGATACCCCAACATGCTGGTGGCCCAGGTGGACGCCGTGTACCACGCGATCGCGGCGGCCAACCGCGCGGCGGCGCGCGCGGTGGAGGTGCGCGTGTCAGAGACCGGGTGGCCGTCGGCCGGCGACGGCAACGAGACCGGAGCGACGCCGCGGAACGCCGCGAGGTACAACGGCAACGTGATGCGGCTGGTGGGCGAGGGCAAGGGCACGCCGCTGCGGCCGGACGGGGCGCTGCGCGTCTACATGTTCGCGCTCTTCAACGAGAACATGAAGCCCGGCCCCTCGTCGGAGCGCAACTACGGCCTCTTCAAGCCCGACGGCACGCCGGTGTACGAGCTCGCCTACCGCCTTCCCAAGGACAACGCCACCACCTCATCTGGCGCCGGCGGCACCGGAAGCATTACCGGCGGCGGGCCGCAGAGCAATGGCTACTACAGCATCTCAGCATCATCGGCAAAGGCAAACATG GGTTGGTGGACATGGACACAAGCAACCATGGCAGCATGTGAGGCTGTCCTGTTGATGATGATAGCATTCTGA